From a single Bacilli bacterium PM5-9 genomic region:
- a CDS encoding large subunit ribosomal protein L21 (product_source=KO:K02888; cog=COG0261; ko=KO:K02888; pfam=PF00829; superfamily=141091; tigrfam=TIGR00061): protein MYMYAIIETGGKQIKVMENDVIFVEKLEVNEGDTVTFDKVLMVGGESTKVGAPYVSGATVTGTVEKQGKDKKIIVFKYKPKKSSKTKQGHRQPYTKITINKING, encoded by the coding sequence ATGTACATGTATGCAATTATTGAAACAGGTGGAAAACAAATCAAAGTAATGGAAAATGATGTGATTTTTGTTGAAAAATTAGAAGTAAACGAAGGTGATACAGTTACTTTTGATAAAGTACTAATGGTTGGTGGTGAATCAACTAAAGTAGGTGCTCCATATGTAAGTGGTGCTACTGTAACTGGTACAGTTGAAAAACAAGGTAAAGATAAAAAAATTATTGTTTTCAAATATAAACCAAAGAAAAGTAGTAAAACTAAACAAGGACATCGTCAACCTTATACAAAAATTACTATTAACAAAATTAATGGTTAA
- a CDS encoding putative membrane protein (product_source=COG4330; cog=COG4330; pfam=PF07099; transmembrane_helix_parts=Inside_1_6,TMhelix_7_24,Outside_25_27,TMhelix_28_50,Inside_51_56,TMhelix_57_76,Outside_77_101,TMhelix_102_124,Inside_125_143,TMhelix_144_166,Outside_167_185,TMhelix_186_208,Inside_209_217), with the protein MNKLNTFIRFFIIIFLLFVYFASRYADFYLYFLILNVFLAYIPFEISNLTCKFNNKVIIILLSLLWLLFYPNAPYLLTDFFHLEALNIYELTTTFNFILKDWIVFSIITCGLLFGFVIGIISLLRIVKKLQLTFFYNESNFKTFILILLITLASGFAIYLGRFPRLHSHYLFSNPIFILETIIQSINLNSFIFTIAMSLWQLFIIYLIKFFKEDNII; encoded by the coding sequence ATGAATAAATTGAATACCTTTATAAGATTTTTTATAATTATTTTTTTATTATTTGTTTACTTTGCTTCAAGATATGCAGATTTCTACTTGTATTTTTTAATTTTAAATGTTTTTTTAGCATACATTCCATTTGAAATTAGTAATTTAACATGTAAGTTTAATAATAAAGTGATAATTATCTTATTATCATTGTTATGGCTTTTATTTTATCCGAATGCTCCATATCTTTTAACTGATTTCTTTCATCTTGAGGCATTAAATATATATGAGCTTACAACAACTTTTAACTTTATTTTAAAAGATTGGATTGTCTTTTCAATAATTACTTGTGGTTTGTTGTTTGGTTTTGTGATTGGTATTATTTCATTGCTTAGAATTGTAAAGAAACTTCAGTTAACATTTTTTTATAATGAAAGTAACTTTAAAACATTTATCTTAATTTTATTAATTACTCTTGCTTCGGGTTTTGCGATTTATTTAGGTCGCTTTCCAAGATTGCATTCTCATTATTTATTTAGTAATCCAATTTTTATTTTAGAAACTATTATACAATCAATTAATCTTAATTCATTTATTTTTACGATTGCTATGTCTTTATGGCAATTGTTTATAATTTATTTAATTAAATTTTTCAAAGAAGATAATATTATTTAG